Proteins encoded in a region of the Rutidosis leptorrhynchoides isolate AG116_Rl617_1_P2 chromosome 9, CSIRO_AGI_Rlap_v1, whole genome shotgun sequence genome:
- the LOC139868085 gene encoding uncharacterized protein: MSINIGGGMNFRFKQNWICKLCSDHAISVLGVQETKLSIPNHASFKAFWGNFQFQFASSGSSGRPGGILTMWDPNVFMKSRVISFDSIFIVEGVFSGIPTPCFIINVYAPQSRSRKKRLWEYITNFMNSNAGNFIIFGDFNVIHFSHERFGCHFNHLESADFDSFISSNSLIDFSLGGREFTRFNKSFTHRAKLDRFLATDGFVDAFPSLSGTILSNIWSDHCPIILKNVTHDYGPIPFKLFHSWFKIEGFEDTVINAWNSYQLPYPSSLKVDLSKRLAALDTDFDANLPFGNLAIERTSILKDLACVELVEQANLAQKHRKMFYCLGDENSSFFYSAINKKRKIPGIMFNGDWIT, translated from the exons ATGTCCATAAATATTGGCGGAGGGATGAATTTCAGGTTTAAACAaaattggatttgtaaattatgtTCGGATCATGCTATTTCTGTCTTGGGGGTTCAGGAAACGAAACTATCAATACCTAATCACGCTTCTTTCAAAGCTTTTTGGGGTAATTTCCAGTTCCAATTTGCTTCATCGGGATCCTCCGGACGCCCGGGTGGCATTCTTACGATGTGGGATCCTAATGTTTTTATGAAAAGTCGAGTGATTTCTTTTGATAGTATCTTTATTGTGGAAGGAGTCTTTTCGGGTATTCCAACTCCATGCTTCATTATTAATGTTTATGCCCCTCAATCTCGATCCAGGAAGAAAAGATTATGGGAGTATATTACTAACTTCATGAACTCTAATGCGGGCAACTTCATTATCTTTGGCGACTTTAATGTCATTCACTTCTCACACGAAAGATTTGGATGTCATTTTAATCATTTGGAATCTGCTGACTTCGACAGCTTCATTAGCTCAAATAGCCTTATTGATTTTTCTCTTGGGGGTCGTGAGTTCACAAGATTCAATAAATCTTTCACTCATCGTGCTAAACTGGATCGATTCTTGGCTACCGATGGATTTGTGGATGCCTTCCCTTCATTATCTGGCACGATTCTCTCTAATATATGGTCCGATCACTGCCCCATAATTTTGAAAAATGTAACGCATGACTACGGTCCAATTCCATTCAAACTCTTTCATTCATGGTTCAAGATTGAAGGGTTTGAAGATACTGTTATCAATGCTTGGAACTCTTATCAGTTGCCATATCCAT CTTCGCTCAAGGTTGATCTCAGTAAACGGCTAGCTGCGCTTGATACTGATTTTGATGCTAATCTGCCTTTTGGCAACTTAGCTATTGAAAGGACCTCCATCCTCAAAGACCTCGCATGCGTTGAGTTGGTTGAGCAAGCCAATCTGGCTCAAAAACACAGGAAAATGTTTTATTGTTTAGGTGATGAAAACAGCTCCTTTTTTTACTCGGCTATTAATAAGAAGCGCAAAATTCCTGGAATTATGTTCAATGGGGACTGGATCACGTAA